The Anaerosoma tenue genome has a window encoding:
- the ftsY gene encoding signal recognition particle-docking protein FtsY codes for MTQAPWYKRLGEGLSRTREQLGGSLNVLLRRGPDLDDDFWDGLEEALILADMGAQAASEMVERLRRAAAREALADAPAVVHRLVDEIAAEVTVPGDDPFDSGPACILMVGVNGTGKTTSVGKLAAQLSAMGRSVVIGSGDTFRAAAIEQLRVWGERAGVPVVERAHGADPAAVAYDAISEARVRDAEIIIIDTAGRLHTSPDLMAELQKIKRVAERESPFPVRTILVVDATTGQNGLVQAREFDRALDLDGVILTKLDGTAKGGIVVAVARGIGVPVVRIGVGEGLDDLERFDPLSFASALVGDVD; via the coding sequence ATGACGCAAGCGCCCTGGTACAAGCGTCTTGGTGAGGGGCTCTCCCGGACCAGGGAGCAGCTGGGCGGAAGCCTCAACGTACTGCTACGGCGCGGTCCCGACCTCGACGATGACTTCTGGGACGGACTCGAAGAGGCGCTGATCCTCGCCGACATGGGCGCCCAGGCGGCGTCGGAGATGGTGGAACGCCTCAGGCGAGCCGCCGCTCGCGAAGCGCTGGCAGATGCGCCCGCGGTGGTCCACAGGCTCGTGGACGAGATCGCTGCCGAGGTCACCGTACCTGGCGACGATCCCTTCGACTCTGGTCCCGCATGCATCCTGATGGTCGGCGTCAACGGTACCGGGAAGACCACTAGCGTGGGGAAGCTCGCCGCTCAGCTTTCGGCCATGGGGCGCTCCGTGGTGATCGGCTCCGGCGATACGTTCCGGGCAGCCGCGATCGAGCAACTCCGCGTGTGGGGCGAGCGCGCGGGGGTTCCGGTGGTCGAGCGGGCCCACGGGGCCGATCCGGCCGCCGTGGCCTATGACGCCATCTCCGAGGCGCGCGTGCGCGACGCGGAGATCATCATCATCGACACCGCAGGACGCCTCCATACCTCGCCCGACCTGATGGCGGAGCTCCAGAAGATCAAGCGGGTAGCCGAGCGGGAGAGTCCCTTCCCTGTGCGAACCATATTGGTGGTGGACGCCACCACCGGCCAGAACGGTCTGGTGCAGGCACGGGAGTTCGATCGCGCCCTCGACCTCGACGGTGTGATACTGACCAAGCTCGACGGTACCGCCAAGGGCGGCATCGTCGTTGCGGTCGCCCGCGGCATCGGCGTGCCCGTGGTCCGCATCGGGGTAGGTGAGGGGCTCGACGACCTCGAGCGGTTCGACCCCCTGTCGTTCGCGTCTGCGCTCGTCGGCGACGTCGACTGA
- the lepB gene encoding signal peptidase I has protein sequence MEEHRFIPWRESDRRLLVTAAILALALGIFITVFYVVFTTIRIDGPSMAPTLLNGDRILLTKGYPDPAVGDVLSVNVPDEYGRSVRVIKRVAAIGGDTVEVFGDRIYVNGDLAPSGYGAVPEHEDFYAPPFVVPDGMVYIAGDNRGVSYDSRIVGPVPVSAVNGRVVAIVFPLHRLGGVE, from the coding sequence GTGGAAGAACACCGTTTCATCCCGTGGCGCGAGAGCGACAGGCGGCTTCTTGTCACGGCCGCCATCCTTGCCCTTGCGCTCGGCATCTTCATCACCGTCTTCTACGTCGTCTTCACGACCATCCGGATAGACGGTCCCTCCATGGCGCCGACCCTCCTCAACGGGGACCGGATCCTTCTCACGAAGGGCTACCCTGACCCCGCCGTCGGCGATGTCCTTTCGGTGAACGTCCCCGACGAGTACGGACGCAGCGTACGTGTGATCAAGCGCGTCGCCGCGATCGGGGGCGACACGGTCGAGGTCTTCGGTGACCGCATCTACGTGAACGGGGATCTGGCGCCTTCCGGCTACGGCGCGGTCCCCGAACACGAGGACTTCTACGCTCCTCCGTTCGTCGTTCCCGACGGCATGGTCTACATCGCGGGTGACAACAGGGGTGTCTCGTACGACAGCCGCATCGTGGGGCCTGTGCCCGTGTCAGCCGTCAATGGTAGGGTTGTCGCTATCGTGTTCCCGCTGCACAGGCTCGGAGGCGTCGAGTAG
- the ffh gene encoding signal recognition particle protein, translated as MFENLTDRLQEVFSKLTGRGVLSQDDVDAAMREVRLALLEADVDFRTVKTFVAAVRERAVGQDVMKSLTPGQMVVKIVLEELTTLMGGTESKLVFSGRMPSIVMLVGLQGSGKTTASAKLARLLQQQGKSPMMVACDVYRPAAIDQLEALGSQLGVPVYRQDGAEPVDIARAGVREAIDRMRDVVIVDTAGRLHIDEQMMDEAAAIRDAIRPDQVLMVVDAMTGQDAVTAAKAFAERVDFDGVIVTKLDGDARGGAALSVRSVTGRPIKFVGLGEKLDALEVFHPERMAKRILGMGDVVTLIEKAQDSIDAETAADMESRLRSGEFTLDDFLSQLQQVRKMGSLSDILKMIPGANKLPKDAEVDEGALARTEAIIRGMTPRERAKPSIINGSRRERIAVGSGVSVYDVNQLLKQFAQAKKMMKQFQVAERQGKKGRRRGPFMPGMPGGM; from the coding sequence GTGTTCGAGAATCTCACCGACCGTCTCCAGGAGGTCTTCAGCAAGCTGACCGGCAGGGGAGTCCTGTCCCAGGACGACGTCGACGCTGCGATGCGCGAGGTGCGCCTCGCTCTGCTCGAGGCCGATGTGGACTTCCGGACCGTGAAGACGTTCGTTGCCGCCGTCCGCGAACGGGCGGTCGGCCAGGACGTGATGAAGAGCCTGACTCCCGGCCAGATGGTGGTCAAGATCGTCCTCGAGGAGCTCACCACCCTCATGGGAGGCACGGAGTCGAAGCTGGTGTTCTCCGGCCGTATGCCTTCGATCGTCATGCTCGTAGGTCTCCAGGGATCGGGCAAGACGACCGCCTCGGCGAAACTTGCCCGCCTGCTCCAGCAGCAGGGCAAGAGCCCGATGATGGTGGCATGCGACGTGTACCGCCCGGCAGCGATCGACCAGCTGGAGGCGCTCGGCTCCCAACTGGGTGTCCCGGTCTACCGGCAGGACGGGGCTGAACCGGTCGATATCGCACGCGCGGGTGTCCGCGAGGCGATCGACCGGATGCGCGACGTGGTCATCGTAGACACCGCCGGCCGCCTCCACATAGACGAACAGATGATGGACGAGGCTGCCGCCATACGGGACGCGATCCGGCCCGACCAGGTTCTGATGGTCGTGGATGCGATGACCGGACAGGACGCCGTGACCGCCGCCAAGGCGTTCGCCGAACGCGTGGACTTCGACGGCGTGATCGTGACCAAGCTCGACGGCGATGCACGAGGCGGCGCGGCCCTCTCAGTCCGCTCGGTCACCGGACGGCCGATCAAGTTCGTCGGTCTTGGAGAGAAGCTCGACGCACTTGAGGTCTTCCACCCTGAGCGCATGGCCAAGCGGATCCTCGGCATGGGCGACGTGGTCACCCTGATCGAGAAGGCCCAGGACTCGATCGATGCCGAAACGGCCGCCGACATGGAGTCGCGCTTGCGGTCCGGCGAGTTCACCCTTGACGACTTCCTCTCACAGCTCCAGCAGGTGCGGAAGATGGGTTCGCTCTCGGACATCCTCAAGATGATCCCCGGCGCCAACAAGCTCCCCAAGGATGCCGAGGTCGATGAGGGGGCACTCGCGCGAACGGAGGCCATCATCCGTGGGATGACGCCGCGCGAGCGCGCCAAGCCCTCGATCATCAACGGATCGCGTCGCGAACGCATCGCGGTCGGCTCTGGTGTCTCGGTATACGATGTAAACCAACTTCTCAAGCAGTTCGCTCAGGCGAAGAAGATGATGAAGCAGTTCCAGGTGGCGGAACGGCAGGGTAAGAAGGGGAGACGACGCGGTCCGTTCATGCCGGGTATGCCGGGTGGCATGTAG
- the rpsP gene encoding 30S ribosomal protein S16, producing MAVKIRLARAGAKKAPFYRVVAADSRAPRDGRFIEILGRYNPRTEPSTIELDVEKIDAWIAKGATPSDTVAKLLAIAKDPEAKTPEKAETLSKKAQAKAEADAKAAAEAEAKAAEAAAEPEVEESAEPAEAETAEAAE from the coding sequence TTGGCAGTCAAGATCCGCCTTGCTCGCGCGGGCGCGAAGAAGGCCCCGTTCTACCGCGTCGTCGCGGCCGACTCACGCGCTCCTCGCGACGGCCGGTTCATCGAGATCCTCGGCCGGTACAACCCGCGTACCGAGCCGTCCACCATCGAGCTCGATGTCGAGAAGATCGACGCCTGGATCGCCAAGGGCGCGACCCCGAGCGACACCGTGGCGAAGCTGCTCGCCATCGCCAAGGACCCTGAGGCGAAGACACCGGAGAAGGCCGAGACGCTTTCGAAGAAGGCTCAGGCAAAGGCGGAAGCCGACGCCAAGGCCGCAGCCGAGGCAGAGGCGAAGGCCGCTGAGGCCGCCGCCGAGCCCGAGGTCGAGGAGTCCGCGGAGCCAGCCGAGGCAGAGACTGCCGAGGCGGCTGAGTAG
- a CDS encoding KH domain-containing protein yields the protein MTRDADVDALVTYVVTSLVEHPEEVAIDKQETDALTTYEVTVHPDDVGKVIGRQGRVVKSLRVLVRAAASLNGSDATVEVVG from the coding sequence ATGACACGCGACGCTGACGTCGATGCTTTGGTCACGTACGTTGTGACCTCACTGGTCGAGCACCCCGAAGAGGTGGCGATCGACAAGCAGGAGACGGATGCGCTCACCACATACGAGGTCACTGTCCATCCGGATGACGTAGGCAAGGTCATCGGCAGGCAGGGGCGCGTCGTGAAATCGCTCCGCGTGCTCGTGAGGGCTGCGGCGTCGCTCAACGGCTCTGACGCCACGGTAGAGGTCGTCGGCTGA
- a CDS encoding ribosome maturation factor RimM has protein sequence MTKVHGTTGEVVVALADGLSVHDLDELMVWVVPPPAEVRRYELGDIRPVSKGTLVRLSEVADAAAAHDLVGRWLLARESDLPEAPTRDEGFLGYTVHDSIRGDIGRVTERIITGANDVLVVEGGPFGQVLVPVIADVMREVDDQNRMLHITLLDGLIDENGGTP, from the coding sequence GTGACGAAGGTTCACGGAACCACAGGGGAGGTCGTCGTGGCGTTGGCCGACGGCCTCTCAGTGCATGATCTCGACGAGCTGATGGTCTGGGTCGTTCCGCCCCCTGCTGAGGTCCGCCGGTACGAGCTCGGCGACATCCGTCCGGTCTCAAAAGGGACCCTCGTGAGGTTGTCCGAGGTCGCGGATGCGGCCGCTGCCCATGACCTCGTCGGCCGGTGGTTGCTCGCCCGGGAGAGCGACCTGCCCGAAGCGCCCACCCGGGACGAGGGGTTTCTTGGCTACACGGTACACGACTCCATACGTGGCGACATCGGACGGGTCACAGAGCGCATCATCACCGGAGCCAACGACGTGCTCGTGGTGGAGGGCGGCCCATTCGGCCAGGTGCTCGTCCCGGTGATAGCCGACGTGATGCGAGAGGTCGATGATCAGAACCGCATGCTTCACATCACGCTGCTCGACGGCCTGATCGACGAGAACGGTGGCACGCCATGA
- the trmD gene encoding tRNA (guanosine(37)-N1)-methyltransferase TrmD, producing the protein MRIDIITVLPDMFEPVLQASILGRAISGGAVDVAVHDLREWTADRHRTTDDYPFGGGPGMVMKPEPVHQALDAMVDLDPQPPFVVVMSPQGRPLDQALVRELAAHPRLVIVCGRYEGFDDRILSRADLEISIGDYVLTGGELPALVLVDSVARLQPGVLGCTESAADESFSDGLLEYPQYTRPAEFEGMRVPDVLLSGDHARIAAWRRRESVRRTAERRPDLIARAHLSPEEAEFARSIVEGSETHERD; encoded by the coding sequence ATGAGGATCGACATCATCACGGTCCTGCCCGATATGTTCGAGCCCGTGCTGCAGGCCTCGATACTGGGACGTGCCATATCAGGCGGCGCCGTCGACGTGGCGGTGCACGATCTGCGGGAATGGACAGCGGATCGCCACCGCACCACGGACGACTACCCCTTCGGAGGCGGGCCGGGCATGGTCATGAAGCCCGAACCGGTCCATCAGGCGCTCGATGCCATGGTCGACTTGGATCCGCAACCCCCGTTCGTCGTAGTGATGTCGCCACAGGGAAGGCCTCTGGACCAGGCGCTCGTACGGGAGCTCGCTGCGCATCCGCGCCTCGTCATCGTCTGTGGCCGGTACGAGGGCTTCGACGACCGTATCCTCTCGCGCGCCGACCTCGAGATATCCATCGGGGACTATGTGCTCACCGGCGGCGAGCTTCCGGCTCTGGTGCTCGTGGATTCGGTCGCGAGGCTTCAGCCGGGTGTGCTCGGCTGTACCGAATCCGCCGCGGATGAGTCGTTCTCCGACGGCCTTCTGGAGTATCCTCAATACACTCGCCCCGCGGAGTTCGAGGGGATGCGCGTCCCCGATGTGCTTCTGAGCGGTGACCATGCGCGCATCGCTGCATGGCGTCGGCGTGAATCGGTGCGACGCACCGCGGAACGCCGCCCAGACCTGATCGCCCGCGCGCATCTCAGCCCCGAAGAGGCGGAGTTCGCGCGTTCCATCGTTGAAGGATCGGAGACCCACGAACGTGACTGA
- the lepB gene encoding signal peptidase I, giving the protein MTEQEYERNDLADVTETVPAVREGTTMTDDGERPISFIRWLAELVAMVALAFILAAAIRTFVVQPYVIPSGSMIPTIELQDRVIANKFIYRFTEPERGDIVVLEDPTGSVDTLIKRVIALGGETVDLVGGEVVVDGVVLDEPYTHGLPSEPMIQEMPYTVPEGHVWLMGDNRTNSADSRVFGSVPLTEIKGRAIIRFWPPERIGLME; this is encoded by the coding sequence GTGACTGAGCAGGAGTACGAGCGCAACGACCTCGCCGACGTGACGGAGACCGTACCGGCTGTACGGGAGGGGACGACCATGACGGACGATGGTGAGCGCCCGATATCATTCATCCGGTGGCTTGCCGAATTGGTCGCGATGGTCGCACTCGCGTTCATACTGGCTGCCGCGATCCGGACGTTCGTCGTGCAGCCCTACGTCATCCCCAGCGGCTCGATGATCCCCACCATCGAGCTTCAGGACCGGGTCATCGCCAACAAGTTCATCTACCGGTTCACCGAACCGGAGCGTGGCGACATCGTGGTGCTCGAGGACCCCACAGGCTCCGTCGATACGCTGATCAAGCGCGTCATCGCGCTGGGAGGGGAAACGGTAGATCTCGTCGGCGGAGAGGTCGTCGTCGACGGAGTGGTGCTCGATGAACCGTACACGCACGGCCTGCCGTCCGAGCCGATGATCCAGGAGATGCCCTACACCGTCCCTGAGGGTCACGTCTGGCTCATGGGGGACAACCGTACGAACAGCGCAGATTCGCGCGTGTTCGGATCGGTTCCCCTGACGGAGATCAAAGGTCGCGCGATCATCCGGTTCTGGCCGCCCGAACGTATAGGCCTGATGGAATGA
- the rplS gene encoding 50S ribosomal protein L19, giving the protein MDKIRAIEQQQLREDLPEFGVGDTVKVMYKVVEGSRERVQPFQGIVIRRHGAGNRETFTVRKISFAVGVERTFPVHSPKIVALEVVSRGKVRRSKLYYLRDKVGKAARVKELRH; this is encoded by the coding sequence ATGGACAAGATCCGCGCTATCGAGCAGCAGCAGCTGCGTGAAGACCTGCCCGAGTTCGGCGTAGGGGATACCGTCAAGGTCATGTACAAGGTCGTCGAGGGCTCCCGCGAGCGCGTGCAGCCGTTCCAGGGCATCGTGATCCGGCGCCATGGCGCTGGCAATCGTGAGACCTTCACGGTCCGCAAGATCTCCTTCGCCGTGGGCGTGGAGCGTACGTTCCCCGTACACTCGCCCAAGATCGTCGCGCTCGAGGTGGTTTCGCGCGGCAAGGTGCGGCGCTCCAAGCTCTACTACCTGCGCGACAAGGTCGGTAAGGCCGCGCGCGTCAAGGAACTGCGCCACTAG
- a CDS encoding ribonuclease HII: MDTSSVATVVALLTSADVDHLPSLLERFSQDDRPGVVAAVGRAHRRLERALREAERLDALARVEIALMDGGLLCVAGVDEVGRGALAGPVSACACVLPRETCLPGLTDSKRLSAQARERLDRVIREQALGLAVAHVGPDDIDRLGIAQANLCAMRDAVNALSMRPDHVLVDGLPVLLGPPCTAYVGGDRHIRAIAAASIVAKVARDRLMVELDARFPDYGFAGNKGYGSPSHLEALDRLGPSPVHRRSFAPCSAQRLF; this comes from the coding sequence ATGGACACATCTTCTGTCGCCACGGTGGTCGCCCTCCTCACGAGCGCCGACGTCGATCACCTGCCGTCGCTGCTGGAGCGGTTCTCGCAGGATGACCGCCCGGGGGTCGTAGCCGCCGTGGGCCGGGCGCACCGGCGCCTGGAACGTGCTCTTCGCGAAGCGGAGCGGCTCGACGCGCTCGCGCGGGTCGAGATCGCGCTCATGGATGGGGGACTCCTCTGCGTCGCGGGCGTCGATGAGGTCGGCCGCGGCGCTCTGGCAGGTCCGGTCTCAGCGTGCGCATGCGTGCTCCCGCGCGAGACATGCCTGCCAGGGCTGACCGATTCGAAGCGGCTGTCGGCTCAGGCACGCGAGCGTCTGGACAGGGTCATACGCGAGCAGGCGCTCGGGCTGGCCGTAGCGCATGTCGGCCCCGACGACATCGACAGACTCGGTATCGCCCAGGCGAATCTATGCGCCATGCGCGACGCTGTGAACGCCCTGAGCATGCGTCCAGACCACGTGTTGGTGGATGGTCTTCCCGTACTGTTGGGTCCCCCGTGCACCGCATACGTCGGGGGTGACCGCCATATACGCGCCATCGCCGCTGCTTCGATAGTGGCCAAGGTCGCCCGCGACCGGCTGATGGTGGAACTCGACGCCCGATTCCCGGACTACGGTTTCGCCGGGAACAAGGGCTATGGAAGCCCTTCACACCTCGAGGCGCTCGACCGTCTCGGCCCGTCGCCGGTCCATCGTCGGTCGTTCGCTCCCTGCTCCGCTCAGCGGCTCTTCTAA